agcCACATTATGAAAAAGGAACTTACGTTTACTGGACTGCTACGATGTGCCAAGAACTATGCTGGGTGTTCTCATGACTCTCGGGAACATACAGCACCTAGGTCAGGAACTATTATCAcccattttacaggagaggaaaccgaggctcagaggcacagagagattagttgtcttgcccaaggtcactcagcttctGACGTGGAGGACTGGTAGCTGAGGGTGGCCAGGTAAGGCTGCCAGGGGGCCGGGAGGTAACCTGCCCACCCCAAGATGCCCCACCTGGCAGGGCCTCAAGGCAGGAGCAGGTCTGGGACACCTGCATGAAACTGTCTGTGCGTCAGGGCTGGGCTTTGTCCCTCATTTCCCATAGGAAGTTGCACTGGCTCAGCCCAGTGAAGGCATGAACCTGGAAGGCCGCCATGTTCTGAGGTCCTCCTGTGTGCTGGAGGCCTGGCGAGCCTCACTGCAGGGTATCCCTGGAGTCTGCAGGTGTTTAGCTTTGAGGGACAGCCTgatatttttgatttttgtccagtaaaataaaaactttacaaCTGGACATACAAAGCCTCCctgtttaaaaacaattaaagctATTTCTTGGATGAGCAACAGGGTCCCACAGGCTGGGCCTGTGCTGGTTGGGAACTCTTTGCTTCCTGTGGCTCTAAGGGTAGAAGTGGAGTCTGTCTTGTTCTAGCAAAGGGGTGAAGCTTCTTGAGGGGTCACCCATGTGCAGGTATTTTCAAGTGTGATATTTGGCGTGTTCTGTGGGATAATGTTACAGGTGTCCCAATTTGGATGGGGAGAAGGGCCTGGCCTTTGGGATGAGAACCTCTGACAACTCTGTCCTCCCTATTTTCTAGATGTGGCAACTGCAGTTCATAGAGCTTAAGGGATTTACTACAGTTCTGCTGCTCATAAATAGCTTTATGCCTCTTGGGGTAGGTATGGGGATGACCCATACGGTTGTGCAGGTTGCTCACTGCACAAGATACCTGCCCAAAGGACAAGTGGGGATCAAAATCCAGCTGTGCTATGCTTGCCAAGTgtgcattttgtttcatttgcacaAAGGGGACATATGGGCTGACAGTGGCCCTGAGTGGGGCATGGCtgtcccctccctaccccccagcTTATCTTTCCCACTCATACTGTACTTGTCCTAGAGGGAAATGATGCTCTAGCTAGGTCCTCTCCCAAAATTCAGCTTATGTGTCTTTTAACAAGGGCCCCCACTCATTTTTCTCTAAAAGGATGTCTTTCTCATGGCAACAGGGTTGAGGGAGGTGACTCAGTTGGGGAATGCCTGAAGGGGAGACTGAGGGAAGGAGCCTTCTGGGAGGCCCTAGTAGTGTTCCCATCATCCTACTGTAGGATGTAAGTAGGACTAAGCTCCGCAAGTAGGATGgctattacctccattttaccaatgaggaaactgaggctcggagaggtgaagtgacttgcccaaggtcacacagttgcaGAGCCCGGTTTTGGATCCAGGTGCCTGATAGGTACAATGCCCTGCTTACCCATTCCTGGGCCTGACCCTCCCAGGTCCAAGAGGAAGGTAGAGGGAATGCCTCCTCCCCATTCGTGCTCCCCCTTCCTGTCGGGCACCTGTGCTCTCCACCAGGGGGTACTCGGCAGTGTCTGTGGAGGTCACGACCTTGACCACCTCCTCCTGCGGTGTGTCCTTGGCCAGCGTGGTGATGGTACAGTTCATGAAGTGCTCCACAATTACATGGTGAGAGCTGGGGCAGAGGGATGCTCGCATCAGGTCCTGGGGTGGCGGGTTATCCAGACCCCTGGACAAGCTGGGGCGAGCCGGGAGGAGTTTTGCCGGTTCTTCAGCGTGGGCAGGGTCTAAGAGATTCCTGAGATGAACAGCTCCTAGCACCCCAAGGTAGGGAGGGAGGAACCTGGGGACCAGCTGGCCTGTGCCCTCTGGACCCCTATCTCCCCCCAGACCAGCTCTACTTCGACCTGTTTTATTCAGAAGCCGTCGCTGGAGaatttcatttgaagaaaagttttatggcataaagggaaaaaagagctttaaagtttgaaaatcacgGGAGTAACCacccccatttaacagatggggaaactgagtctggaGAAGGGGGCAACTTGCACATGTTTGGAGCTGGGCCTTGGACCCAGGGCTCTCAGAGCCTCTTAGTCCTGCTTCTCTGGGGACAGAGGCTGCTCGGCCCTGTCTGGTTGAGTCAGGACCTCAAAGCTCGTTTCCATTGCAGTATTCCAGTCCCACCTCCAGCTCCCAACGCCCCAGTGAGGACAGCAGAgcaggagcagggggaggggtggggcctcCCAGAGCTGGCGCTGACTctctgtgtgacctggagcaagaCGTGGCACCTGTCTGAGCCCCACTTTCTGACAAATGGGCAATATCTGTCCTACTGTTGTGGACACCGACTGATGACCAGTAAGACACTGAGGCCAAGGActcccccaaggtcacacagggagcTGGCGAGAATGGAGACTAGGGAGCAGCCATGTGTCGGCCCCTCCCACGCTCACCCATGTCCAAGGTCAGCCCACCCAGACACCATCACCTCAGCCAGCCTGAGCAGACGCCGCTCACCTGATTTTTCGGCACCGGATCCACGGAAGGTATGGCAGTCTCTTGACGATGATGGTGCCGTCGTAGAAGGAAGGCTGGCAGCTCTGGGCGATGGCGTTGGCCGCCAGCACCGCCATCAGCACAGGAAGTGCGTGCACGATCTGGCCAGTCAGCTCGAAGGCCAGCAATGCGGTGGAGATGGTGTGGGTCACAGCCCCTGAGAAAGCCGCAGCCCCTGCagggggcagagccagggaggGGGGCTCAGGCCAGGAGACAGCTTCATGCAAAGGGCAAGGCTGCTGTGACTATGGCCATGGGCTGGGGTGGGAATTGTCCAGAGGCCACACGTTGGCCACTGTTGGAAGTGCCCTATGCCTGGGCTTGGTGAGGGAAAGAGCAGTAAGGAAGAAGGGGCACCAGGGACATGACAGGAGCTAGAAAAAGTAATGGAGCCTAAGGGGAGGGGCTCAGGGAAGGGTGGGGCTCATTGGGAGGCTAATGACCTCCCCATGCCCTGCAGAGCTACTGGCTGATTCTCCGGGTCCAGCCCAGACCCACGATGTTTGCCCGTCTGGTGGGAACCCGGTTTACTCACCTGCCAGGGCATACCCCCCAGGCATGATGGGGTTGGTGACACCTCCAGCCACGATGCCCTCTGGGAAGGCAACAGAGAGGGCCTCCCCTATGAGGCGCCCGATGGCAGCTCCTGGTCGCAGATTTAGGGTGAGGGCAGGGAGCTAGGCTGACCCAGTCCCCACAGCCCTCCATCCCTGGGGATCAACCTCAGTACCatcctggggaggtgggtggaCCAGGAGCCATGGCCCTGACCCGATAACCCTGAGTCTATCAGACCCTCAACACCCCAGACTCACCGAAGATAAATATGGGCATGAAGTACCCCGCGGGCATGGGGATCGTGGTGGCCAGAATTATCATCCAGAACTGTGGGTGGTGGGAACCGAGGGGGCAGAGGTTAGAGGCAGCTGGACAAGAGTAGGCAAGGGAGGGACAAGACAGGGGGCAGGGGGGTTTCCCAGGGAGAAGGAGGATGCCCAGGCACATGCCCATCGCCAGTATCTGGTGTGAGGGAAGGTGTGCCCAGGGGAAGGATCCCCACCCTGGcaaagtgcctactgtgtgcctggcactgtgccagggactctcctttcttccctctcaaCCTTCCTTGATGTAAGCACAGTAACTAGCCCGTTCTaaagacgaggaaactgaggctcagagagctgaagcaacttgcccaggaCCACACAGCGGGCAGAGGTCAGGCCAGGGAGTCTGCATGAAGGCCTAGGCCCTGCGCTATGTACATGCTATGGGGAGGTACCCCATCCCACCCAAGGCTGGCCTCAGCTCTGcgcacatccctgggggccccgGGAGCCCACCTTCATAACCAGGAAGAAGGCGAGGGTCCCAAAGATGGTGAACTGCGGGTGGTACCATTCGAACCATAGGTTCTGTGGGTCGGGCTCCGAGGGCCAGGGTGGGGACGAGTTCCGGGTCATTAGCGCCCACGAGTTATTGTCGAACAGTGAGTCCAGATGCTCCCTCATGGACAGCTGGAGAAGGGGGCAGCTTGGAGTTCTGCGTGAGGGCCGGGCAGCAGtccctgccacccccacccccactgcctgaCCCTGCCTCAAATCCTCATCTGCCACTTCCTGTTGGGGGGAGACCTTGGGAAGGGCTCTGGCCCTCTTGGAGCTGCACAGCCATCCCCTTATAGGTGTTGTGGGGATTGAGATGATGGGCACAAGTTGGACAACGACTGGGCATTCCCCCCTCTGGCCACCCCAGCTCAGCACCCCTTACCCGAGAAGCCATGAAGCGGCCCACGCCAGGGGGATAGGTGATGGAGGCGAGAACCAAGGCCGCCAGAGCGGAATACAGAGGCTTGCtgtggggtgggggcggagggCCAGCTCCAGTGCCAGCcgtcctcttcccctccccccaccccacggaGCGGGCCGCCACCCTGCTGGCTGACGCTGAGGCAGGGACGGGAGAAAGAGGCACAGGAGCAGGGGACGGGTGGGGGTCAGCCCCACACCGCTCGGGTAAGCAGCGGTCGGGGCCAATAGGAGAGCTTGGGACACAGGCGGGCTGCCCGCCAGGCAGGTGGGACCAGGGCAGGACCGGCCAAGGTGGAGGAGGGCTGATTCTGAAATGCCAACGCCAGGGGGCAGACAAGGTTGGGAAGGAGAGGGGGCTCAGTAAGGGGCCTGGGGCTCCACGGGGAAGTAGGGGTTCAGTGAGGGGGAGAGAGGTtagtgagggagggagggctcaAATATTGGGGTTGGGAGCCTAGTAAGTGGGGGAGCAGTTACTATGGGGACCTGGACAGGGGTGTTAGTGAGGGGTGGGGATCTCCATATAAGGCTCAAGAGAGTCTAGGGGCATCACCCTGTGGGGTCCCTGGCCCCCATTCAGAGCCCACCTGGTGGCCAGCAGTTTGGAGAGGACCCGACTGGTCTTGACAAAGCCGAGGAACGTGCGCTGACAGAAGAGGTAAGCACAGCTCAGGATGCCACAGATGGCCCTGCAGGGGGGGGAGGGGAGTCCAGAACCGAGGGCAGCAGTTCAGGCTGGGGGAGGCCCACAGTTGGGCTCTGGAGGGGCTAGAGTCATCCACTCACCCCAGCGCCACAAAAAAGAAGATCTCTGGCAGGTCAAAGGGGACGTCTACCCGGAAACTGGTCTTGTAGAGGGAGGTGATGGTCTCTGGGAAAGGAGGGGAGTGGGGATCAGGGACCACACCCCTACCCCAGCCAAACCGAAGGCTCAGAATTAACAGGCAGGAGTGGAGGTGCTGCCACGTCCTGCCCCCAAATACCCTttccctggccctgcctccccctTCTACCCTCGGGGCTCCCATCCTTCATGCCCAACCCAGGTCAATTCGTTTCCACACTTGTAGAAGGAGGGGAgcggagaggaagaagagaagagagaggagaaaggagggaggagggagaggaaggggaggaggggggaaaagggaagagagaggggagaagggaggggaggggggaggagggaggagggagggaaggaaggcggggcagggggcagggtctAGGGCGGGGCTCACCCTGCTCGCTGTTGAAGACAGCCAGGAGGCGGAACATGAAGGCCCCACAGGTGGCAGCGAAGAAGCCCCTCCAGTAATCCCAGACCGAGAAGTGGGAGGACATGACCTCGATGCTGAACAGGACGCCTGGGGGCAACACTGAGCTTCGACAGACACCACCACGCCCATCCCAGCGCCCTGACCACTCCCGTCCTGCTCTCCCACAGCCCGAACAGACAGGGCCACCCCTTCTCTTTGGTCCTGagctgaggggagaggagggcagggcggGAGCCCCCTGCCCAGGGAACAGGCTTGTAGGCGCTCCTCTCGGCCATCCCAAACCTTACAACAGCCTTTGGGGTGGGGACGATtacaatccccattttacagatgaggaaatgaggctgaGGACTGAACTCACCGGCCCAGGGTCACGCAAGGCGAGCTGAgtttcaaacccaagtctgtctaATGTGACCGTAAAGCATCTCGacgcccacccccacctccaccctggggCGGCTCTGCCCTCCCGGTAAGACTGAAGTAACAACCAAGACCAGATTAGCCGCCATCCTCCCTGCGGGTTCCTCCACTGGGCGGAGGAGCGAGCTGGTCAGTCCGCCAGGGGAGGGActgggggtcgggggtgggagCCCGGGGTGCAGGGGGAGGGCCTCACCGCTGAAGGGCGCTGCGAACACTGTGGCCACGCCCACCGCCGCTGCCGCCACCAGCATTTCGTTTTGCTTGCTCTTGTTCTGGGGGGATCCGGAGTCCCGCGCTGAGAGTCaacccccgccctcccctccgtCTCTTTCCTCCAAGGAGGGGGGCCCAGGAGCCCCTTACCTCAGACTCCCCAATGGCCTTGGTGCGCAGGCGGCCCAGGTAGGCAGCGATCATCACAGACAGGTGCACGAAGGGGCCCTGCCAGAGGAGGTGTGCGCACAGGGCACAGGGTCCGCCCCTTGCGGGGAGCCGGGGCCCttgctcctctccttcctcccactctGGGCCCAGGGTTGGGGGTAGAGGGAGCCTCATCCAGAGACAGCTCGGCTGTCCCACCCACTCCCTATGCCTCCATCTCCCCAGTTCCTTTGTCATACTCTGGGGACCTGGCCTGTCTCCTCCCCAAGACGGAGCCCTGCGAAGGCAGGCCCTGGCCTGAGCTCCCCCTGACCTAGCTTCGGTggggatggagaaaaggcagaggcggcaggagggcagggtgggACGGGGTGGGGTGCTCTCATGCCCGTCCATACCACTTTGCCCAGGAAGATGGTGCTGCCCGTGGCCAGGGTGCAGGTGAGGCCCACCACCTTGGCCCCGAAGTTCTTGATATCCAGGTAGTCCTCCAAGACCACGCCCGACAGGATGGTCTTCAGCTCCGGAATTCCAGAACCTTGGCAGGGGATGGATGGACGGGGTGGGGGtcgggaggaagaggagggacaaTATCTAGATAAACCCTTATCGCTTTACCCTGCACAGGGCTTCACAACGTGATCTCATCAGCTCCCCTAAACCCTGTGAGTTAGGATTCCTAaactcattttgcagatgaggaaactgcggGTCAGAGAGGGGATGTGAATTGCCTACGTTCTTCCAGCTGGTCCTGCCAGTCAGCTATTGCAGGACGGGGGGAACCTAGGAGAGAATCTCAGGCCACCCAGATGCATCCCTGCAGCTCCCCTGTGCGGCTGGCCTGGAGctgaaagcagagctgagaggcCTGGAAGAGATGCGCCCCTCCGTGAGCCCCTCCCTGGGGAGCCATGGTGCCGGCCCAGAGGAGCCCTCAGAAAGGGAGCAGAGCCAACAGTGACCCGAGTCAAGCAAGATCTgtccttctggggcttccctggtggcgcagtggttaagaatccgcctgccaatgcaagggacacgggttcgagccctgatccgggaagatcccacatgccgcggagcaactaagcccatgcgccacaactactgagcccacgtgccacaactactgaagcctgcgtgcctagagcccgtgctccgcaacaagagaagccacgacaatgagaagcccgagcaccgcaacgaagagtagcccccgctcactgcaactagagaaagcccgcacgcagcaacgaagacccaacacagccaaaaataaataaataaatttattaaaaaaaaaagatctgtccTTCtcactgtgtgacttcaggcaactTACACAACTCTTCTGAGCCTGGCTTCTCTGGCTGTGAAGTGGGGTTACTGTTTCCTGCCTCCCCCCATCAGGAGCCCCGAAGGACAGGAAAAGGCTTTGGGCAGTGGGCACTGTGGGGCAAGGCGAACAGGTGAATGGTGGGGCGATGGGCTTACCTCCCGAGAAGGGCGTGATGCTCTGGGAAAAGCCTGAGGAGAAGGAGACCAGGGCCACAGGGTACACGGTCCAGGAGAGATACCGGAGTAGGTGGCTGTCCCCAATCTCCCGGTACAGCCACTTGTGTGCTGGGGACAGCTGGGAGTCAGGGAGCCATCCACGGGCTCTGCAGCCCTCAGGCGCCCACTTGCTGGccaggaaatggaggctcagagggcGGTGGCCCAGGACCACCCAGTAAGTGGCAGATCCCCAAGAGGAGGCAAGAGTAGGACCCTGGATCACACCCCAGTGTTGCCACTCCCTAGCTGAGTGACCTTTTGCAAGCCATtcaacatctctgagcctctgtttccccatctgtcaaatgggctCTCAGATGAGGTCTGGTGCATGGCAGGTCCTCGTAATGCCACCTGAGCAAGTCTCCCAGAGAAGGTGTGTTAGACACTTCCTGCCCCGTGCCCCCTCTTCCAGGGAGACCTCAGGGTGGAGACAGCCTGCCCAAGCATGGGGAGAGAACGTTCTATGCCTGGTGGTCTAGACAAGTGTTCTCCCCCACAGTTACTGAGCTGAGAgcaaggagggaggagaagggagcaggGGCGGCAGGAAGCGGTGGGCATAGAGCTCAGAGGAGGAAGGACTATTTGGTCTTTCACTCATTggacagatgaggagactgaggcccagagaggggcaggagcctgcccagggtcacacagcaagtcaagAGCAAAGCCAGGACCAGACCCAggcctcctccccacccagagccctcccccacccccgctgcgCCTGGCGGCCCATCTGGCATCCCGAAAGCGTGCTCTAAAGCCCCGGGTCCAGAGCAGGCGTGCATGCCGGGGAGGGGTTACCTCGGACCACACGGCCGACAGTGAAGCTCATGGTGTAGCTGATCAGGGCCATGAGCACCCCGAGGGTCATCAGGAAGTACCAGTCCTCACCCATGCGGAACAGCTTCTGCTTCAACCACTCGAGGCCACCTGGGGCAGGGGCATCGGGTGGTAGCCCAGGGCCCAGTGAGGGcacggggcgggggcagggggcaggggctgtgtggGGCTGGGGCCAGGTGGTCGAATCCAGGGAAGCTGGGAGGGGGCTCTGCCTCACGTGAGAGACAGCAGGATTTGTGCAAGTGAAGGTGGCAGCACGGTGGGCGCCAGGCCTATTGGCCCCGCCAGGAGGGAGCCTTTGACCTacccgccctccccacccctgccccttcctgagGTGCCTATGGAAGAATGACAGAGGGGGCAGGCTGTGGAGGGAGAGCTGGAAACTACACTTTCTCCAGCATCTCTGCAGGGGACATAGCTTAGAGGACACGAGAGTCTAGAGAGACTGCTCTGTTGTCCGAGGACCGGTGGGGCTGTCCTGGTGTCAGTCCAGAGAGCACCCACTGGGCCCCTAGCAAGGTCCCCAGCGGAGTGATCAGGCCTGGGGGCTGCGTTCCCAAAAGGCAGAGAGCAGACCTCTAGCACATCTGTCCCACAGACTGGCAGACAGATCCCCACCCTCGCTGCCGCGCAGGATGGGGGCAGCTCTTGGGCTCCAAGGTGGGTGGGGAGGCGGACCCGGGGAGGGTGATGTCCCGAGGGGTTTTCGACAGGGAGCAGAAGGGAACCTAGCTGTCACCTCGGATGCCTCGGCGGATGCGGGGACACGGGCCCCATAGCTCCTGAAGTGTCACAGGATTCCCCGAGGAGCCCTCACGAAGCCCTACCAGCTCCTCCATCAGGCCCCTGAGGGAGTGGACAGGCAGACGGACCCTTGGTGAGCTGCTGCAACGCCCTTACCCAGCCACTGGGCCCTTCCAATATCTACTTCCCAGATAGAAGGGAAAGGTGGCATTTTCAGGAGGGGACGTGGGTCTGGTGTGCCTTCATTCCTGAGGGGGTGACCCCGAGGGTGCGAGTGTGTGTGTTAATGTTTAGGATGAGGGCAGTGGTTCCTAGCTGTCCCCTACATGTCCAGCAGCAGGTTGATCAAGGCCGCACCCCAGGCTCAGAGCCCCCTTCCCCATCCTGTGGCTGCCACTCCTACCCTCCCTGGACGCTTGTCTGCTCCCGCTGCTCAGAGCAGTCTCCTTGCCCAGGGGAGTCACTGTCTCACTGTGGGGTCCCCATGGACCACTCTGACTCCCCATGCCCATCCCTGAGCCTCCAACCCCTCGGCTCAGGCCAGAGTTAGGAAAACCCCAGGCCCAGAAGGAGAAGCCGTGAGGGTCCAAAGGAGGTGCTggctccctgccccccagcttcctgctcctgccctgcctgccctggtCCTGGCAGGTTCCATCCAAGTCCCTGCCCCAGCTCTGCACCCGGCGGCCCCTCACCTTTGTCAGTCCGCTCTGCTGTGGCCCCAGCCAGCCCTCCTCTGACAGAGACTCCTTTGCTTGCAGCTCAGGTGCACCTGGACAGGTGTGTGTTCCACCAATCAACATCCTGgccccccctcctccccgccccaccccgccggGGTTTACCCTGGCCATTAAGAATGTCCTTGACAAACCAACTGGAACTGCCCCGGCCAGCTGAGTGGTGCAGGCCAGAGCAGCCAGGAGGGACGAGGGGCAGGGGCTCCCCAACCTACCAGAGCCACACAGAGGCGGATGGCACCCAACCCAGCTACCGGCTGGGGTAcacagggcctgggagggggAAGCTCATGACACAGCAGGATGGTGAGGGGTCATCTGCAGGGGCTGAAGGTCAGGGCTCTGGGTTCTCAGAGCTGGGCATGGGAGGGGTTTGAaagagcagagaaggaagaggagaaggaccCATAGGGGAGGGGTGCTATCATTACTGCACCtttgctatatgccaggcactgtgctcaacCCTCCTCCAAATCAGTGAGTGCTCAGAGAAACCCAGCGAGGTGGGCAGTATTAGgccattttaaagaaatggagtttagaacttccctggtggtccagtgggtaagactccacgctcccagtgcagggggccagggtttgcTCCCTGGTCACGGAAGTAGATCCCGCGTACATgacgcaactaagaagtccgcacattgcaactaaagatcccgcgtgccacaaccaagattctgagtgccacaactaagacacggCCCGGCCAAAATAAaggaataagtaataaataaataaataaatatttaaataaagaaacgGAGCTTCGGAGAATTGAGGCTGCttgcttgcccagggtcacagaggcTGAGGCACAAAGTCAAAAGTTCCATCCAGGTTTGCCTGACTCCAAAGGCTTCACACCTCTCCGAGGTCCTGCCTTGAAGACCTGCCTTgctcagagctggggagggggccgaCGAGCTGGAGCGGGGGAAGGGAATTGGGCTAGATCCTCATGTCCAGACCCTCCAGTCTGAGAAGACTGCCTCAAACCACAGCACCCAAGGGGCAGTGGCTCTGCTTGGGGCTTCTACGTAAATGCCACAGACCCTGTCCCACCCCAACGGAATGTAGGAACATGCACACTAGGTCTGGAACCCAGTTCATCCTCCCAGCACCCTTGCGGGTCAGGCACAgtatcaccattttgcagataaTAATGGAGGATCAGAGAGGTGCAGTCACTCATCTAAGGTCACAAAGCAGAGGCTGAACCCAGACTTCGATTCTGTGGCTCTCCCTCTTCCCAGAGCTCCTCCAGCACCTGTGGCTTAAGCCTTCAGGGCAAGGGTTTGGGCACAAAGCAGAGGATTTGTGCCTGATACCACTTTTAGAAGATTTGGGCAAGAGATCTGGGACAACACCCGCCCCCCGCTCTTCCAGACAAAGCCCCCTTTCTGAAAATCATGATGGCCCTTCAATGACTTGTTAAAATCCTGAGGCCCTGAGCCACCCTCTGCCCCTAGATGTCAGCCAAGTTACTCCCAACTGGGAGCCCTCTGCCCCTAGATGTCAGCCAAGTTACTCCCAACTGGGAGCATGTGTGTGTTGTGAGCGGTGGGCTGTGGGCTTGCTGCTCTGCATGGACCTGGGCCCACCGTTGCCTCGGCTGCCCCAACCTGTATACAGTAGCAGGATAATTGGCCGCCCTGTTGACATCCCAAACCCGTCTCTGGTCTCGGGCAGCTGCTCACTCCAACTCATAGCCGGCATCGGCCAGCCAGCCAGCACCGCACGTCCACACCCTCACCTCCGGCCCTGTGAGCATCAGGAAACCGGGAAGAGGGAAGCAAAGGGACATGGTGCTGGTGGCAAGTCCCTCCCAAAGCCATTTCCCCCTCATGCCAgcccccagcttctccctctccCGCATCAAGCAGCGAAGGGTGAGAGCTTGATGCCCGAGCAGCTTTCCCACCCCTAATGGGTCCTTCACCACTCGGAGCCTCAATTTCCCCTTCTGTCCAATGAGGGGAGCCTGAGAGCCATGGCGGCAGGGCCCTATCTCTGCCTCGTTCATCACGAGTCCCCCAGAGCCTCAACGGTGCCCggcacatagcaggtgttcaGTAGATACCTGCTGAGTGATGAGTGGTTTCCGAACACTGGCCTGTGGGCGGGCTGAGTGGGGACCTGATGGGAGCCGATTCCTGGTCCCTTCCCTAGACCCCAGATCAGAATCTTGGGGTACATGAGAAGAGTCTGTGTTTGTTGAAAGTCCCTCCAAGTGATTGGGGTGCCCTGGCAGGTATGGGATTCAAGGCATTGGATCATCTCTGAAGCTCCTTCTGTCCCTGGGATCTGAAAGGAGAGACATGTACAGAGACAGGGGAACGGCCTTGATGACCTTTCAGGGTCCCTCCCGGCCATTGAAGTCAGTGGATCCAGTGCATGTGTGGGTGATGCCTTAGGGATGGGGCAAGCGGGGGGGAGGGATGGTGGGCGGGGGTGGGTAATGAGGTCTGCCGTCCAGGAGCAGTGACTCAGGCCCGCAGCACCGTGACCTTGTGTCTGCATTTAGCCACTGGCTCCTGTTTCCCTGGCGGGTGGCAGGCTTCttggtcccccacccccaccccaccctctttcCACCTCACCTCAGTGCTGGTAACTTCCTGGCAGCCCTACTGGAACCCCGTCGGCCAGGATGGGTGACACAAGCCAGGCAGGAATCTCCACTAGACAGACCGACAGACCCCTTTGGCTCCAGCCACCACCCTGACCCCACTTCACAGACTACCGGCACCAGTGGTTACCCGTGTTGATGGACCCCCCCGCCCACCGCCGCAGGGAGGAAGTGTTGTGGGagccagagaaaagagaaacagtccCTACCTTCAGGAGCCCCCAATCTAACGGGGAGACAGGCGAACCCCTAACCCAGGGAACTGCCAGTCTGATAGGGGAGAGAGGACCCAGGAGGACCATGTCACACTCAGGTGCTGGGGTAGGCAAAGCCAATTGGTACAGCAGGCATCTGGGCAGGCCCCCCTGTGTAGGCTGCAGCAATCAGAGAGGGCTCCATGGAGGAGGAG
The sequence above is drawn from the Tursiops truncatus isolate mTurTru1 chromosome 1, mTurTru1.mat.Y, whole genome shotgun sequence genome and encodes:
- the CLCNKA gene encoding chloride channel protein ClC-Ka isoform X2, which gives rise to MEELVGLREGSSGNPVTLQELWGPCPRIRRGIRGGLEWLKQKLFRMGEDWYFLMTLGVLMALISYTMSFTVGRVVRAHKWLYREIGDSHLLRYLSWTVYPVALVSFSSGFSQSITPFSGGSGIPELKTILSGVVLEDYLDIKNFGAKVVGLTCTLATGSTIFLGKVGPFVHLSVMIAAYLGRLRTKAIGESENKSKQNEMLVAAAAVGVATVFAAPFSGVLFSIEVMSSHFSVWDYWRGFFAATCGAFMFRLLAVFNSEQETITSLYKTSFRVDVPFDLPEIFFFVALGAICGILSCAYLFCQRTFLGFVKTSRVLSKLLATSKPLYSALAALVLASITYPPGVGRFMASRLSMREHLDSLFDNNSWALMTRNSSPPWPSEPDPQNLWFEWYHPQFTIFGTLAFFLVMKFWMIILATTIPMPAGYFMPIFIFGAAIGRLIGEALSVAFPEGIVAGGVTNPIMPGGYALAGAAAFSGAVTHTISTALLAFELTGQIVHALPVLMAVLAANAIAQSCQPSFYDGTIIVKRLPYLPWIRCRKISSHHVIVEHFMNCTITTLAKDTPQEEVVKVVTSTDTAEYPLVESTESQILVGTVRRAHLVQALQAEPPSWVPGHQCLQDILAGGCPVEPVTLKLSPETSLHQAHNLFELLNLQSLFVTSQGRAVGFVSWVELKKAISNLTNPPAPK
- the CLCNKA gene encoding chloride channel protein ClC-Ka isoform X1, which codes for MEELVGLREGSSGNPVTLQELWGPCPRIRRGIRGGLEWLKQKLFRMGEDWYFLMTLGVLMALISYTMSFTVGRVVRAHKWLYREIGDSHLLRYLSWTVYPVALVSFSSGFSQSITPFSGGSGIPELKTILSGVVLEDYLDIKNFGAKVVGLTCTLATGSTIFLGKVGPFVHLSVMIAAYLGRLRTKAIGESENKSKQNEMLVAAAAVGVATVFAAPFSGVLFSIEVMSSHFSVWDYWRGFFAATCGAFMFRLLAVFNSEQETITSLYKTSFRVDVPFDLPEIFFFVALGAICGILSCAYLFCQRTFLGFVKTSRVLSKLLATSKPLYSALAALVLASITYPPGVGRFMASRLSMREHLDSLFDNNSWALMTRNSSPPWPSEPDPQNLWFEWYHPQFTIFGTLAFFLVMKFWMIILATTIPMPAGYFMPIFIFGAAIGRLIGEALSVAFPEGIVAGGVTNPIMPGGYALAGAAAFSGAVTHTISTALLAFELTGQIVHALPVLMAVLAANAIAQSCQPSFYDGTIIVKRLPYLPWIRCRKISSHHVIVEHFMNCTITTLAKDTPQEEVVKVVTSTDTAEYPLVESTESQILVGTVRRAHLVQALQAEPPSWVPGHQQCLQDILAGGCPVEPVTLKLSPETSLHQAHNLFELLNLQSLFVTSQGRAVGFVSWVELKKAISNLTNPPAPK